Part of the Deinococcus arcticus genome is shown below.
CAGCGAATCCCAGACCTTGCGGCCCATCACGTTCGGCACCCCCAGGCTGTGCCGCCGGAAGTGCGCCAGATCGGCGGGCAAGCGCCAGGGCAGGGTGCCGCCCTTGCCAATCACCCGCCCCGGCGTCATGGCCACGATGGCGAACAGTTCCGGCGCGGAACTCACGGTGCCGTCCCGGCGGACTGCACCTCAATGCCCGCCGCCCGCAGAATGGCCTCGCCGCTAGGGAGGCCAGCCCCCACCCGCACCGTCTCGCGGTAATTGATTTCATACAGGACGCGGCTGATCCGGCGGGAATTGACAATCAGGCGAGCACAGGCGGCGCAGGGTTCGTGGGTGACATATAGGGTATGGCCCTCGCGGTTCCAGCTGGCGGCCAGCAGGGCATTACGAGAGATGAACAACCTCCACCCCGCCTTCCACCAGCTCATTGATTCCTGTGTTGTCACGGTAGGCCGTGCCATAGACCACCCGTTTGATCGGGACATTCAAAATCAAGGCGGCGCACACCGCGCAGGGTGAGTGGGTGACGTAAAGGGTGTACGACTTTTCACCTTGCCAGGATGCGCGCGCCAGCGCATTCATTTCAGCGTGTGCGCATCCTGATTTTCCTGGCTCATCTGAAAGCCGTACATTGGGCCGGCCACGCCCACGCCCGTTGATGCCGATAGAAATGATGGAGCCGTTTGCCTGGTCAACCACCACAGCGCCGACTTTGAGCGCGGGATCATGAGAATGACTGGCGAACAACTGCGCGGTCTGCAGGTAAGTTCTGTCCCACTCCTGCTGTTTCTTGGTCGTCATAGATACACCTCCAGCGGTGATGATGATTTCTCCTGCCCCTGGCCACTTCGACAAGGGTGGGTGCGTTCAGACCGTGCTGCGCGGCGAACCCCGAAAGGTTGGCTGTGCGGTGGACCTCGCCCGTTGGACTCGTCAGAAGGTAGCGCCTGACCTTGCCCCGGCCACGCCTGGGAACCAGCAGGTCGGATTCGCCCTGATAATCATTCTTCCAGCGGATCACCCAACCCCCGCAGTGGGCATTTCGGCGGGCGGCGACGTTGCGCAGCCCTTCTTCGCTCAACCCCGTCTGCCGGGCGAAGGCGGCGAGGCCCACACCCTCAAGGGTCCTTCCATCCGGCGCGCGGGCGATAAAAGCTTTCTGATTGCGCCACCCCCTGGGATTGGTGGGCAGGACGGGCAGGCTTCCGGTGCGGCGGCCCAGACCAGAACGCGACGGTCGGAGCTCTTCCACCCTCCACCCTTTGAAGTCTTTCTTGCTGCTGTGACCACGGGCGAGAGCCAGCATTCGAGTAGAAGACAGACCCCGCTCTTTGCAAAAGCGCGTCATGCCCTCCACTTCCATCACCTCGCCGGCTGGCGAAGTCACGCGGTACAAGCCGCTGTTGCGCTTTCGAATGACGTCTTTCTGGGCGGGATCGGCAAAGCGCCGCTTTTGGGCCTCGCGGTGTTTGGCCCTGAAGACGGGGTCGGCATAGGCCGCGATGACCCGCTGCCGCATCGCCTCGACCACTTCCGGCCGGTGCTTGGTGCCCAGCGGACTGCGCGCCGTAGGAGAGGAGTTGTATTTCTCGGCCTCAGGCGTGGAGTCGAGGTATGTCTGCTCCAGCGCGAGCAGCTCCGGGGTAGCGCACTGCTCCAGCACGCGCCACTCAAAAGTCAGGGGGCCATATTTTTTCCAGGCTCTTTGCAGCTGGACGGCGTGGTGGGTGCCATCCTGAAGCTGCTTCCTGTGCAGCCTCCAGCGGCTGGCAATATCCACAGCACTTCCGATATAAACTTTCCCACTTTCCCGGTGGACGATGGCGTAAATCCCGCTGACCTTCGCCATAGGCTTATTGCCCACCGCAGGCCGAATGAATAAGGCCGCTGTCCACCTGGACCTTGGTGTCCGCGCTGCGGGTGGCCCACAGCCGGGCGGTGGCGAGGCCCAGATCGTCAAAGGTAGGGCGTTTCACACCGCCACCGGGGCCTTGATGGCGGGCAAAAAATTCTGTGGAGATGCTCGGTGGTCCATACTGGTCAACTTTTTCCTCGCTCTGTGTGGTTCAACTTTCCCATACGCTTTACGGTCTCGGCCCACCGTGGGCCGCAAGATGGGGCGCCGTCAAGACGCTGACTGCTCTGCCTGGCCCTGCGGGGCGGTTGCAGCGTAGGAGTAGGCGTACTTCGGGGATTTAATGCGGTAAATCACCAGAGCAGACGGAATACCCAGGTGACGAGCCGCGTCCTTGACTGAGCGGTACTGCAGGCCGTCTGCCACAACGGCCCGAACGTTCGTTGGTTGGCTGCCACATCGGCCTGCTGCCAGCTTGTCCTTGGTGGCCTGGCTGTGACTTTTGCCATAGAAAGGATTCTTCTGCCCAAGCCGTGCTGAGGCGATCTTGAAGAGTTTCGCCCGTGTTGTGGCGGAACGCTTGAGCCCAAAGCTGGGATGCTCCACGCCGCGCTTGACCATGCGCCGTATGGTTTCGGACATCTGCCGCCGTGACGCTTCTGTATGTCGGCGGCCATACATCCCGTTCTGTTCTCCAGCCCGGCCATACAGGCGCACACGTTCCTGGAGGGTCAGGCTGGCCATCCGGCGCCGCGCCCCTTCGCTTCGGCGGGCAAGGATCTGCTCACGCTCAGGATGCTGCGAGACCAGGTCGCCGCCACCTGAGAAGCGGCTCACGTTATACGGCCGCTCGTCACCACTTTGCAGCCGCGCGGTTTCAAGTTGAATTGCTGCTTCAAGATCACATTCGGCCACCGCGACAAACTCGAATGCCTCCTCACCATATTTGGTCCAGGCGCGTCGGAGATAGAGGCGATGATGGCGTCCATGTCCGAGTTTGTAACGATGCTGATTGAAACGCATTCGAAAGCATTCTGCACGTCCAATGTAGTATTTGCCGTTTACTGTATTTCGAATCTCGTAGATTCCACCGCTCATGGGCCTCCAACACGCAGAGCCTGTGTTCCGCCGATGCAGACTGAAGTGCTTAAACAGAAACCGCCATCTTGATATGTGAGTGCGAGACGTAGTTCTCTAGGCGGAAGTCCTCATAGCGAAATGCAAACAGGTCTTTGACGTCTGGATTCAGCCACATCGTCGGCAGTGGGTGGGGTTCTCTTGCCAGCTGAAGCCGAATCTGGTCCAAGTGATTGAGATAGATGTGCGCGTCGCCGGAAGTGTGGATAAATTCGCCGGGTTTCAGCCCGCAGACCTGAGCAACCATCAGGGTCAGCAGCGCGTAGGACGCGATGTTGAAGGGCAAACCAAGTCCGCAATCAACAGATCTCTGGTACAGCTGGCAGCTCAGGCGGCCGTCCGCCACATAGAACTGAAACAGAGCGTGGCAGGGGGGCAGCGCCATCTGGTCAATCTGCGCCACGTTCCAGGCTGAGACGATGAGGCGGCGGGAGTCGGGATTGGTTTTGATCTGCTGCACCACCTGAGCAATCTGGTCAATGTGGCCCCCGTCTGGTGCAGGCCAGCTTCTCCATTGCACCCCGTAGACGGGCCCCAGTTCGCCGTGCGTGTCGGCCCACTCGTCCCAGATGCTCACGCCGTTCTCTTGCAAATAGGCCACGTTCGAGTCGCCCCTCAGGAACCACAGCAGCTCGTAAATCACGCTTTTCAGGTGCACCTTTTTTGTGGTGACCAGCGGAAAGCCTTCCTGCAGGTCAAAGCGCATCTGGTGGCCAAACACGGAAAGGGTGCCGGTGCCGGTGCGGTCGGTTTTGGGGGTGCCAGAGTCCAGCACGTGTTGCAGCAGGTCGAGATACTGGCGCATTGGCTTCACTTTAGAGGGCCGCCCGGCGCAGGGCGTGAAGCGGCGCTGGACAGCCAGACGAGCGTAGGTCGTGGCAGGGTGGACACTTCATATTTGTCCATCACATAGAACTGGACCACCGTATGGCGGTCCAGTTACGACATCAGGCAATGAAGTTGGCCATCATCTCTTGGAGGAGCTGCTTGCCTCCCAACCCAGCTAGGAAGCCCAGTAGCAGACCGAAGGCCATGAGAGCGGCGGCCTCCCGACTGTTGTTCTCCAGCAAGCGGAACAGGGCATCTATGGGCAGTTGAATGCCCAAGGCGACCAGAGTGAAGGCAAAAGCGATGAGGGCGAAAACAGCGAGCTGGATGGAATCCATCGTAAATTCTTCCTTGAATGGCTATCCCCAGTGAGGGGTGAGGTAAACTCACTGGGAACGGCTGAGGCCAGCGCCCGAGAGGGCACAGGAAAGAGGCTGTTTGCGCGAAGGGGCGACTTCATGCTGTGGCGGCTGGGTCGTCCTTCTCTTTTGCTCGTTGAGCCTGCAATGGAGGGTCCAGATCTCCGGAATAAACGTCAGGGGAAGCCTTGCAGCTAGGCGCTCCTGCTCACCTGAGGTCACTGTACATGCACCCGACAATTGGGGCGTGAAGAGGCGCTGGACAGCCGGGGCCGTCCACCTTCCGCCCCTCGTTCCCCCACCCGTAACAGCCCCCGCCCCGTACACTCAGCCCTGTATGACGACCTACCGCAAAGAGTCGGACACCATGGGCACGCTGGATGTGGACGCCAGCCGCTACTGGGGCGCGCAGACCGAGCGCTCCATTCACAATTTCCCCATTGGCCGCGACACGTTTGTCTGGGGCCGCCCGATCATCCGGGCCCTGGGCATTCTGAAAAAGGGCGCCGCGCAGGCCAATGCCGAGCTGGGCGAACTGCCGCGCGAGGTGGCCGATCTGATCGTGCAGGCGGCCGATGAGGTAATTGCGGGCCGCTTGGACGAGCACTTTCCCCTGGTGGTGTTCCAGACGGGCAGCGGCACCCAGAGCAACATGAACGCCAACGAGGTGATTTCCAACCGCGCCATTGAAATTGCGGGCGGCGAGATGGGCAGCAAAAAGCCTGTGCACCCCAACGACCACGTGAACCGGGGCCAGAGCAGCAACGACACCTTTCCCACCGCCATGCACATTGCCGTGGTACTGGAACTGAATGAGCGGCTGTACGGCGCCGTGGGCCAGCTGCGGGCCACGCTGGACGCCAAGGCCAGGGAGCACGCCGGGCTGGTGAAGGTGGGCCGCACCCACCTGCAGGACGCCACGCCCATCACCCTGGGCCAGGAAATCGGCGGCTGGGTGGCGCAGCTGGACTACGCGCTGGCGGAAGTGAAACACGCCGAGCAGGGCCTGTACGACCTCGCCATCGGCGGCACGGCGGTGGGCACCGGCCTGAACGCGCACCCGCAGTTCGGGGACCTTGCGGCGCAGAAGTACCGTGAGGAAACCGGTTACCCCTTCCGCAGCGCCGAGAACAAGTTCGCGGCCCTCTCGGCCCACGACGCCCTGGTGCAGACCAGCGCGGCCCTGCGCACCCTGAGCGGCGCCCTGATGAAGATGGCCAACGACGTGCGCTGGCTGGCCAGTGGGCCGCGCAACGGCATTGGCGAGATCACCATTCCGGAAAACGAGCCCGGCAGCTCCATCATGCCCGGCAAGGTGAACCCCACGCAGAGCGAGGCCCTGACCATGGTGGCCACCCGCGTGTTCGGCAACGACGCCACCGTGGCCTTTGCCGGCTCGCAGGGCAACTTTCAGCTGAACGTGTTCAAGCCCGTGATGGTACACGCGGTGCTGGAAAGCATTCGCCTGATTGCCGACGCCAGCCTCGCCTTCAACGACAACTGCGCCGTGGGCATTGAACCCAACCTTGAGAAGATCGAGCACAACCTGGGCATCAACCTGATGCAGGTGACGGCGCTGAACAAGCACATCGGCTACGACAAGGCCGCCGCCATTGCCAAGAAGGCGCACAAGGACGGCAGCAGCCTGAAAGAGGCCGCGCTGGCCCTGGGGTACGTGACCGAAGACGAGTTCACGCAGTGGGTCGTGCCGCTGGACATGACGCACAGCTGAGCTGAAGCACTGGTCTGGGGGCCGCGCCTGTTGTGGGGGCGCGGCCCCCAGTCACTTTGGGCAACGGGCGCCCGCCGGGCCGCGTAAGGTCACGGTATGAACACCAACATCAACACAGGCGCTGGCTTTGAAGTGGCCCTGCTGGCCGCCGGGGCCATCTTCGCCTACGGCGTGTGGATGGGGCGGCGCGACCTGGGCTTCCGCGCCGCGCTGGGCGTGCTGGGGGCCAGCCTCTGGAGCCTGCTCCCCGTGGGACTGTGGTTCCTGAGCGCTGGGGGGCGGTCGACCCCCGGCGGTGCGCTGCCCTTCCTGATTGGCCTGAGCTGGGTGTTGTCTTTCGCCCTGAGCTTTTTGCCGGTGTACGTGGCGGTCAACTGGCTGGAGGTGATTCGCTGGGAAACGCGGCCACGCGAGTAACCTTCACTCCGCCAGCGCCTCGCAGGTGGCTTCGGCCACCCGCCGGAAGTGGCCCTGCACCCCTTCCAGCCGGGCGCGGCAGGTCACGGTGGCGGGGAGGTTCAGGCCAGCGGTCAGGGCGTCCAGGGCCGCCAGATCGTCCAGCGCCACATGCTCGCGTTGCCACGCGCGGCGCAACTGGTTCACCAGATGCAGGGCCTGGGCGCGCTGCCCGGCGGTCCAGGTGCTCGTGAGGTCATGGGCGGCAAAGGTGCCGTGCAGTTCGTCCAGCAGGCCGCCCACGCTGGGGGCCAGCGCCTGCCACTGGGCGCGGGCGGGGTTCATGGCTGGTCGCGCAGGGCCCACAGGGTCAGCACCTGGGTGCCCAGAGGCAGGGGGTCGGCCACGTGGTCGCTGCGCAACATGCGCCACCCGGGGCCAAACTCGTCCGTGCACTGTTCATGGCCCTGGGCCTCGGTCTGCACGGCCCCGGCCGGCACAGGCTTGGTAAAGGCAATGCGCCCGCCCGTCCAGACGTTGTGGGCCGTGCCGGGTGAAAAGGGCGGCGAGGACAGGATGAGGGGCGGCACCAGCGCCGGGCGGTTTTTGCTGACGTGATCAAAACAGGTCACGGGCAGTTCTTCCAGCAGCGGTGCTCGCTGCAGGTTCACCTCCCACAGGGTGCGGCCACTGCTGCGCGCCTCGGCCGCCACGGCCTGTGGCGCGGCCCACTCGGGGGCGGCCTCAGGGTTCAGACCCTCGCTGCCCGACGCCAGCAGGTCGGCCGGCGGGATCTGCCACACCCAGCCGGCCTGCACCGTGATGCTGGGGCGCCCGCACGACGGGCAGATGTCCTCGTTCAGGGTGCGCAGGCCAGCAGGCTGGGGAACAGGGGCCACGCCGCCGCAGGAGGCGAGCAGGCCAGCGAGGGTCAGGGGCAGCAGGGCACGCAGGGTCTGGGTCATGGGGGGTCCTCTGGGGTGCAGGATGCCGCGTGCCCAGGGAACGATCAGGGAACGCTGGGGGAGGGAACCCGGGAAATAAGCTCAGCGCGCCGCCTGTGGCAGCAGGGCCTGAAAGGCGGGTGGGAGCCCCTCGCCGTATTCCTCGCGCAGCACCCGGGCGTAGGTGTGCAGGGCCTGGCGAACCGCTGCGTCGTCGCTCTGGGCCTGCAGAGCCAGAATCAGGCCCTCGTGGGCGGGGCACAGCAGGGGGTCGGCGCCCAGCAGGGCGCGGCAGGTCTGGGCCGCCTGGGGCGGGGCAGAGGCCGCCGCCTGGGCCAGCAGCGCCGCCACCGCGCGCTGGGCCTGCGCCTGCCTGTAATGGGCGACCCATTCGCTGTCTACGCCCGGCAGGAAGGGCTTCAGGGCGCCCAGGTCTGGAGGTGCCTGCAGGTCCAGCATCACCGTCAGGGCCCCGTCCAGGCGGTAGCGGCCATCGGCGTAGGGCAGCGGGTCCAGGCCAGCGGGCAGGTGCTCGCGCAGCGCGGCGCGCAGGCGGCGCACCGTCACCCGGAAGTATTCAATGTGCCGCTCCTCGGCCGAGCCGTCCCACAGCGCCGTGACCAGTTCGTCGCGCGAGCCCGAACCGTGCAGGGCCAGCCACACCAGCAGTTCGCGCGCCTTGGCCAGCCCCAGCTTGACCGGCTGCCCGTTCACGGCGGCGCGGCAGTCGCCCAGCGTGGTCAGGCTCAGGCGGTAGGGAGCAGGGTCGGCGGCAGGCGCCGGCACCTGGGGAGCGGGGGCCGGCCGCGCAGCGTCCCGCAGCACCTCGGCCAGGGCCCCGGTCAGGCCGCTGCCCTGGGGGTCTATGCCAGCTTCCTGCGCGGCCTGCAGCGCCCGGCGCAGCGTGGCCTCGGCGCTGTCTTTCTGGCCCAGGCGCCCCTGCACGGTGCCCAGCAGGCGCAGGCGGCGCACCTGGGCCACGGCGGCCCCGGCGGGCAGCCGCCCTTCCAGCGCGCCCAGCGTCACAGCCAGCACCTCGCTGGCGGCCCCGCCCTGCACTGAAAGGTCCAGTTCGTCCAGGTGCACGGCCGCCGCCCGGCCCTGCCAGCCCAGCGCCTCGTAGGCGGCGCGGGCCTGGGCCAGGGCCTGCGCGGCCTCCTGCGCGGGGCGGGTGCGGCGCCACACCAGCGCGCGCAGTTGCCACGCCTCGGCCTGCCGCACCGGGTCGGCGCCTGCCCGCGCCCACGCCCAGAAGTCCTCGGCGGCCTGCTCGGCCTGGGCGCTGTGGCCCAGGCGCAGCGCGGCCTGTACAAACGGCCAGAACAGCGCGGGCACCGGCGGGCCGCCCAGGGCCAGCCCCTGCCGGGCCAGTTCGTACTGCGCGGCGGTGTCGCCCTGGCGCCCACGCACCATGGCCAGCGACGCCAGCCCCGAGGCGCTGAGGGCCCCCGCCCCGCGCAGGGCTTCCAGGGTGGCCTCGCCGCTGGGCGCCGCGCCCGTTTCAATCTGGGCCCAGGCCAGGCGCTCACGCAGGGCCGGGT
Proteins encoded:
- a CDS encoding deaminase, producing MFISRNALLAASWNREGHTLYVTHEPCAACARLIVNSRRISRVLYEINYRETVRVGAGLPSGEAILRAAGIEVQSAGTAP
- a CDS encoding deaminase, which gives rise to MTTKKQQEWDRTYLQTAQLFASHSHDPALKVGAVVVDQANGSIISIGINGRGRGRPNVRLSDEPGKSGCAHAEMNALARASWQGEKSYTLYVTHSPCAVCAALILNVPIKRVVYGTAYRDNTGINELVEGGVEVVHLS
- a CDS encoding GIY-YIG nuclease family protein, giving the protein MAKVSGIYAIVHRESGKVYIGSAVDIASRWRLHRKQLQDGTHHAVQLQRAWKKYGPLTFEWRVLEQCATPELLALEQTYLDSTPEAEKYNSSPTARSPLGTKHRPEVVEAMRQRVIAAYADPVFRAKHREAQKRRFADPAQKDVIRKRNSGLYRVTSPAGEVMEVEGMTRFCKERGLSSTRMLALARGHSSKKDFKGWRVEELRPSRSGLGRRTGSLPVLPTNPRGWRNQKAFIARAPDGRTLEGVGLAAFARQTGLSEEGLRNVAARRNAHCGGWVIRWKNDYQGESDLLVPRRGRGKVRRYLLTSPTGEVHRTANLSGFAAQHGLNAPTLVEVARGRRNHHHRWRCIYDDQETAGVGQNLPADRAVVRQSFS
- a CDS encoding NUMOD3 domain-containing DNA-binding protein, with the protein product MSGGIYEIRNTVNGKYYIGRAECFRMRFNQHRYKLGHGRHHRLYLRRAWTKYGEEAFEFVAVAECDLEAAIQLETARLQSGDERPYNVSRFSGGGDLVSQHPEREQILARRSEGARRRMASLTLQERVRLYGRAGEQNGMYGRRHTEASRRQMSETIRRMVKRGVEHPSFGLKRSATTRAKLFKIASARLGQKNPFYGKSHSQATKDKLAAGRCGSQPTNVRAVVADGLQYRSVKDAARHLGIPSALVIYRIKSPKYAYSYAATAPQGQAEQSAS
- a CDS encoding thymidylate synthase — encoded protein: MRQYLDLLQHVLDSGTPKTDRTGTGTLSVFGHQMRFDLQEGFPLVTTKKVHLKSVIYELLWFLRGDSNVAYLQENGVSIWDEWADTHGELGPVYGVQWRSWPAPDGGHIDQIAQVVQQIKTNPDSRRLIVSAWNVAQIDQMALPPCHALFQFYVADGRLSCQLYQRSVDCGLGLPFNIASYALLTLMVAQVCGLKPGEFIHTSGDAHIYLNHLDQIRLQLAREPHPLPTMWLNPDVKDLFAFRYEDFRLENYVSHSHIKMAVSV
- the fumC gene encoding class II fumarate hydratase: MTTYRKESDTMGTLDVDASRYWGAQTERSIHNFPIGRDTFVWGRPIIRALGILKKGAAQANAELGELPREVADLIVQAADEVIAGRLDEHFPLVVFQTGSGTQSNMNANEVISNRAIEIAGGEMGSKKPVHPNDHVNRGQSSNDTFPTAMHIAVVLELNERLYGAVGQLRATLDAKAREHAGLVKVGRTHLQDATPITLGQEIGGWVAQLDYALAEVKHAEQGLYDLAIGGTAVGTGLNAHPQFGDLAAQKYREETGYPFRSAENKFAALSAHDALVQTSAALRTLSGALMKMANDVRWLASGPRNGIGEITIPENEPGSSIMPGKVNPTQSEALTMVATRVFGNDATVAFAGSQGNFQLNVFKPVMVHAVLESIRLIADASLAFNDNCAVGIEPNLEKIEHNLGINLMQVTALNKHIGYDKAAAIAKKAHKDGSSLKEAALALGYVTEDEFTQWVVPLDMTHS